The genome window CGAATTTAAataaaaaaagttgtcaactacaaagttgaataacttttgaagttctgccactttcattttgacacttttttcatccgaggtcgtttgcaaaatttgaattttaaatttgatatAATTAGATTCAATTTTTTAGAACCGAAATGAATATAAATAAAAAAgttatcaactacaaagtttcataacttttagagatctacaacttttgttTTGATGGTTTCTTCATACGAGGTCATTTGAAAAACTCAAAAAATTAagtataaaaatgatttctagcgaTGGTTACTTaataaaaccgccactagaaatcgatttctaaagacggtttcttaagaaaaaacAACCACTAGAGTTTGTATTTCCACGATCGGTGACGATTTTCTTAATTAACCGCCACTAAATAGAACAAACGGTTAATAACCGAATCCGCTTGTAAAAAAATATTGCCCCGCTTTGAACTTTTTTTGTACTAGTGATGCAACGAAGACCAACCTGTACTTACTTAACTGAAACAACAAAGAACGCTAAAATCCCCGGTACCTAGGGGTGGATAACGAGTCAGCtcggctcgtccgagttcgagctggctcgttaagctaacgagccagttcggctcggctcgttaaggtaacgagccatagagtcagctcggctcgactcgtttacgagctcgagctggcccGTTTAGCTCGTGAGCCTGAGCAGAAAAAAATTAATATgtacataataattatttttagttaattttaaactaatttaacaatagaaaatagtaattatactcatagtttcacaaaccacgtcaatgtaacaccaaattagcataatttatcactcattaattcacaattcacatacatgttcatcaCTTTAACCCATAATTACatttgcatagaccaaattaacacataaacatagttcattaatcattagtttaatttataggtcatagacacctcacatatatataacatgttcatcaattattctgtaaatggtatgcatatagtttcgttttgctggaatatggtagctcgtttagctcgcgagctggctcgttaacgaaccgagctaaaATGTCAGCTCaactcgtgaaaaaattcaaacgagccgatccgagccgagccgagctgaccatgAATCGAGCGAGCCAGCGAGCCACAAGCATTTTGTCCGGCCCTACCGGTACCCAAACTAGTCGTGTCGTCACACCACTGGGACGTCCATATTCTCTATGAAGCTATATAGTTCAGTAGTTCTCCTTTATCGGAGCGAGCCTGGGCTTCCACGGGTCCCGGCACGGCGACGTGCTGGCGCCGCCGCCGACGCAGTCCTCGGCACGGAGCTCGCCCTTGAGCTCCTCCATCCGGGCCTTGCGCTCCCGCGCGCCCTGCGCGTTCAGCCTCGCCACCAGCGCCTCCGCGTCCTTCCTCTTCAGCACGACCTTCACCGTGACGACGACCGAGGCCTTTGCCTTTCtgacggcgtcgtcgtcgtcggaccCGACGCCGCCCGCCCACGAGACTCGGACTCCCCCCGCACGAGCACGCGAGCGCCCCGGCCCCGCCCTCGTCGTTTCGTCGAGCTCGACGTCGTCCCGACGCTTCCGCGGCGtgacggaggcggcggcggcggctgcggcTGAGCGCCTCGGCTCAACGTCTGGAGCCACCGCCGCCGACACCTCGGCGACGAGGCTCTTGGGACGCGTCCGCTGGGCCCTGGCCGTCGCGGCGGCCGCGCTGGCCTCCTTGCGGCACATGCGCGGCGCCACGGTGTTGCCCATGTCTGTGCCTGTGCGCGCGTTTTGCTGTGCTCACTGGCCAAGTGAGATTAGATGGTACGGAGTGAGACGAGGCGGAGGCAAGGGTGCTGTGCTGCTGGCGCCTGGTGGTGGTGGACACTGGACAGCAGAGCTGCGCCCCGGCCGGTTAAATAAACAGTGCGCGGCTGCGCGCCCGTGCATTATTTTTTGAATAAAAGTAGCGTGGCCAAGGGGTAGGACTCGTTCAACCAGGGTAAAAAGGACGTGAGCTGCCCGCCGTATAGACCTGGGCTGGGCTCCTCGCGGTCCACGGGGACTCTCTGAACCCTGAGCTGAGGAGTGACCGCGTCAGGGCTTGCTTCTCTTCTTCCGCCGTCTTTTGGACGGAAAAGACCAGGGCCCAGGGGTGGTGTGGTGTGGTGTGGTGGTCGCGGTGAGAGCTGAGTACCACGCTGCTGGTCGAAAACAGAGTTACCTGGCCGGAGCGCAGGCCGTGGACGTGGACGAGGGGGCGACGAATTCACGCGTTTCGCCTCGATCCATTCGAGTTGAGCTTTTAACGACAACGGCTGAATGCCTGATGGTGACTAGTGCCAGCGACCAGACGAGCCGGCCGGGAACGGATGCGTTGGTCAGGATTCCAGGTGGGGTCCTTTATTCTGGAAAAAAAGGGAGCGTTGACAGTTTCCTAGAAGCTGGTGCGCGGAGCGTCGAGCGTATAGGAAAATCTGAAGGCAACTGAACTGATCTAGATCGACCGTGGCGGCCTGGGGGCCACGCCTTGAGTTGGCCGTGTACGCGTGTTGTCAAGGGATCTGTGCTAGTCTTCGCGTTCGCTGGtcgttgtgacttgtgtgagCTATAGTACCACTGGCGATCCAATGTCGTCGTTGATTTACTCTGTTCTGTTCTATTCAGACATTTTTTTTCATTCAAAATTCGGGCAAGAACAAATTTTGATTCAAAATTCCATGGTTCAACCTGTTGTCATTTA of Zea mays cultivar B73 chromosome 8, Zm-B73-REFERENCE-NAM-5.0, whole genome shotgun sequence contains these proteins:
- the LOC103636183 gene encoding ion-translocating oxidoreductase complex subunit C: MGNTVAPRMCRKEASAAAATARAQRTRPKSLVAEVSAAVAPDVEPRRSAAAAAAASVTPRKRRDDVELDETTRAGPGRSRARAGGVRVSWAGGVGSDDDDAVRKAKASVVVTVKVVLKRKDAEALVARLNAQGARERKARMEELKGELRAEDCVGGGASTSPCRDPWKPRLAPIKENY